A window from Citrus sinensis cultivar Valencia sweet orange chromosome 3, DVS_A1.0, whole genome shotgun sequence encodes these proteins:
- the LOC102613238 gene encoding protein ABIL2 translates to MGTLTASSTIPMTRDVSNYDEVAMQQSLLFSDSLKDLKNLRTQLYSAAEYFELSYTNDDQKQIVVETLKDYAVKALVNTVDHLGSVTYKVNDLLDEKVDEVSDTEHRVSCIEQRLRTCQEYIDHEGLSQQSLVINTPKYHKRYILPVGETMHGAIRTKSKYIGCSLDDEDDWHQFRNAVRATITETPRETPRETPASSVRKGRSPSPSPRPPQRSATFSFTSTMPKKDQDKRTVSPHRFPLLRSGSISNRPKIPNAGRPMTPNSSRPTTPNASDAKRRYPSEPRKSYSMRMPAERENCKDFEQHPSKSKRLLKALLSRRKSKKDDMLYTYLDEY, encoded by the exons ATGGGTACACTGACTGCATCTTCGACAATTCCCATGACTCGAGATGTGTCTAATTATGACGAGGTCGCTATGCAGCAGAGCTTGCTGTTCTCTGATAGTCTCAAG GATTTGAAAAACCTGCGAACGCAGTTGTACTCAGCAGctgaatattttgaactatCATACACCAATGATGACCAGAAACAAAT AGTGGTAGAAACATTGAAAGATTATGCCGTCAAAGCTCTTGTGAATACTGTGGACCATTTGGGTTCTGTGACTTATAAGGTTAATGATCTCTTAGATGAAAAGGTTGATGAAGTTTCGGATACAGAGCATCGAGTATCTTGCATCGAACAG AGACTACGGACTTGCCAAGAGTATATTGATCATGAAGGCCTGTCCCAACAGTCACTGGTGATAAATACTCCAAAATATCATAAGCGCTACATCCTGCCAG TTGGGGAGACCATGCATGGTGCCATCCGTACCAAGTCCAAGTACATTGGATGCAGCctagatgatgaagatgactgGCATCAGTTTAGGAATG CTGTTCGAGCTACAATTACTGAAACCCCAAGAGAAACACCTAGGGAAACCCCAGCATCTTCAGTTAg GAAAGGACGTTCTCCCTCACCTTCACCAAGACCTCCACAACGATCAGCCACATTTTCCTTTACATCAACCATGCCCAAAAAAGATCAAG ATAAGCGTACAGTGTCACCACACCGGTTTCCACTTTTGCGTTCTGGTTCAATCTCAAATAGGCCGAAAATCCCAAATGCTGGAAGGCCAATGACCCCAAATTCAAGTAGACCAACAACTCCAAATGCTTCTGATGCAAAACGACGG TACCCTTCGGAGCCTCGAAAATCATATTCCATGCGTATGCCTGCTGAAAGGGAAAACTGTAAAGACTTTGAACAACACCCCAGCAAAAGTAAACGGCTCCTTAAGGCATTACTTAGTAGGCGCAAATCAAAGAAAGATGACATGCTATATACTTATCTGGATGAATACTGA